The Populus nigra chromosome 14, ddPopNigr1.1, whole genome shotgun sequence genome has a segment encoding these proteins:
- the LOC133673191 gene encoding uncharacterized protein LOC133673191 produces the protein MEWTTVQHLDLRHVARGFHKPLQPHAAAFHPTQTLIAAAIGTSIIEFDAVTGSKLSSIDIGASVLRMAYSPNTSHAVIAMVEDGTIRSCDFDTEQSWVLHSPEKKMEPLSFDTEVHMALTPLQPVVFFGFHRRMSVTVVGTVDGGRAPTKIKTDLKKPIVNLACHTRHPVLYVAYADGLIRAYNIHSYAVHYTLQLDNSIKLIGAGAFAFHPMLEWIFVGDRRGTLLAWDVSTERPSMIGITQVGSQPITSIAWLPVLRLLVTVSKDGTLQTWKTRVILNPNRPPMQANFFEPAGIESIDIPRILSQQGGEAIYPLPKIKALEVHPKLNLAALLFANMTGVDNVKSRTAYTRDGRKQLFAVLQSARGSSASVLKEKLSSLGSSGILADHQLQAQLQEHHLKGQSQLTISDIARKAFLYSHFMEGHAKSAPISRLPLITILDTKHHLRDIPVCQPIHLELNFFNKENRVLHYPVRAFYLDGLNLMAYNFCSGVDNIYKKLYTSIPGNVEYQAKHMVYSIKQHLFLVVYEFSGSANEVVLYWENTNPQPANNKGCTIKGRDAAFIGPSESQFAILDEDKTGVALYILPGGASKEAGEKNLLLEENHFAETNGASLRGPMQFLFESEVDRIFTTPLESTLMFASTGSHIGFAKMVQGYRLSTSDGNYISTKTEGKKSIKLKVNEIVLQVHWQETLRGYVAGILTTHRVLMVSADLDILASSSAKFDKGLPSFRSLLWLGPALLFSTATAISVLGWDGIVRTILSVSLPYAVLVGALNDRLLLANPTDVNPRQKKGVEIKSCLVGLLEPLLIGFATMQHTFEQKLDLSEILYQITSRFDSLRITPRSLDILARGPPVCGDLAVSLSQAGPQFTQVLRGVYAIEALRFSTALDVLKDEFLRSRDYPKCPPTSHLFHRFRQLGYACIKYGQFDSAKETFEVIADYEGMLDLFICHLNPSAMRRLAQKLEEEGLDSQLRRYCERILRVRSTGWTQGIFANFAAESMVPKGPEWGGGNWEIKTPTNLKSIPQWELAGEVMPYMKTDDGTIPAIITDHIGVYLGSIKGRGNIVEVREDSLVKAFIPAGDNKPNGLPNALAKSISNKSNGLPDGHMKLDSLLGLETLTKQNAGTSAADEQAKAEEEFKKTMYGTANDGSSSDEEGVSKTKKLQIRIRDKPVSSTTVDVNKIKEATRQFKLGDGLGPPMRTKSLTGSQDLGQILSQPPATTAPVSASADMFVTDSLMQPAPVSQPGPMVMGGGVTAGPIPEDFFQNTIPSLQVAASLPPPGTYLAKLDQVSQGVGSNNAGGIPNPVAASVSDIGLPDGGIPPQATQLAAPLASIGLADGGVPPQASIQAGIPPQPQVQAPQVPLSTQPLDLSVLGVTDSGKTPAPASLPSSVRPGQVPRGAAAPVCFKTGLAHLEQNQLPDALSCFDEAFLALAKDNSRGADIKAQATICAQYKIAVTLLKEIARLQKVQGPSALSAKDEMARLSRHLGSLPLLAKHRINCIRTAIKRNMEVQNFAYGKQMLELLISKAPPSKQDELRSLIDMCVQRGSSNKSIDPLEDPSHFCAATLSRLSTIGYDVCDLCGAKFSALSAPGCIICGMGSIKRSDALAGPVPSPFG, from the exons ATGGAGTGGACAACTGTGCAGCATCTGGATCTACGACATGTCGCTCGTGGTTTTCACAAACCTTTACAACCTCATGCTGCTGCTTTTCACCCTACTCAAACTCTCATTGCCGCCGCGATCGGAACTTCCATCATCG aaTTTGATGCAGTAACAGGAAGCAAATTATCTTCCATTGACATTGGTGCATCCGTTCTTCGCATGGCTTACAGTCCTAATACTAGCCATGCTGTTATTGCTATGGTTGAG GATGGTACGATTCGGTCGTGTGATTTTGATACGGAGCAAAGTTGGGTTTTGCATTCGcctgaaaagaaaatggaacCCTTATCTTTTGATACGGAAGTTCATATGGCTTTGACCCCATTGCAACCTGTTGTCTTTTTCGGCTTCCACCGCAGGATGAGCGTAACTG TGGTTGGAACGGTTGATGGAGGAAGAGCACCCACAAAAATAAAGACTGATCTGAAGAAGCCTATTGTAAATCTTGCTTGCCATACGCGCCATCCTGTCCTG TATGTTGCTTATGCAGATGGTTTGATTCGAGCTTACAATATTCACTCATATGCTGTTCATTACACTTTACAAC TTGATAATTCCATTAAGCTAATTGGTGCTGGTGCATTTGCTTTTCATCCAATGTTGGAATGGATTTTTGTTGGTGATAGACGTGGTACCCTTCTGGCATGGGATGTCTCAACAGAGAGACCTAGTATGATTGGAAT AACACAAGTGGGCTCCCAACCAATCACATCAATTGCTTGGCTTCCAGTGTTGCGGTTACTTGTTACTGTTTCCAAGGATGGGACTTTACAAACGTGGAAAACACGAGTGATACTGAATCCCAATAGACCTCCAATGCAAGCAAATTTTTTCGAGCCTGCTG GAATTGAATCAATTGACATCCCGCGTATTTTATCTCAACAGGGTGGAGAAGCAATTTACCCTTTACCGAAAATTAAAGCCTTAGAAGTTCACCCCAAACTAAATTTAGCAGCTCTTTTATTTGCA AATATGACTGGTGTCGACAATGTAAAAAGTAGGACTGCTTACACTAGGGATGGAAGGAAACAGCTTTTTGCTGTTCTGCAAAGTGCAAGGGGATCATCAG CTTCTGTTTTGAAAGAAAAGCTCTCATCATTGGGCTCATCAGGAATTCTGGCAGACCATCAACTTCAAGCACAACTGCAAGAGCATCACCTCAAGGG CCAAAGTCAGCTGACAATTTCAGACATTGCAAGGAAGGCATTCCTTTACAGT CATTTTATGGAAGGCCATGCCAAAAGTGCTCCCATATCTCGGCTGCCTCTCATCACTATTTTGGATACCAAACATCATCTGAGGGACATTCCTGTTTGCCAG CCTATTCATTTGGAGCTAAATTTCTTTAACAAAGAGAACAGAGTACTTCATTATCCTGTCAGGGCGTTTTATCTTGATGGCTTAAACCTCATGGCATATAATTTCTGCTCTGGTGTGGATAATATATACAAGAAACTCTACACATCG ATTCCTGGAAACGTTGAATACCAAGCGAAGCACATGGTGTACAGTATAAAACAACATTTatttcttgttgtttatgaATTCAGTGGCTCTGCAAATGAAGTAGTACTATATTGGGAAAATACTAATCCTCAGCCAGCCAACAACAAAGGATGCACAATCAAAG GTCGAGATGCAGCATTTATTGGTCCAAGTGAAAGTCAATTTGCAATTCTTGATGAAGACAAGACTGGAGTGGCTCTGTATATTCTGCCAGGAGGAGCTTCAAAAGAAGCTGGTGAAAAAAACTTATTACTTGAAGAAAACCATTTTGCTGAAACAAATGGTGCCTCTCTTCGGGGTCCTATGCAGTTCCTGTTTGAAAGCGAAGTTGATCGTATCTTTACCACGCCACTAG AGTCAACTTTGATGTTTGCTTCTACCGGGAGCCATATTGGCTTTGCAAAGATGGTACAAGGATACCGGCTCTCAACTTCAGATGGTAATTATATATCAACAAAAACTGAAGGGAAAAAGTCAATCAAGTTGAAAGTGAATGAGATTGTCCTCCAG GTGCATTGGCAAGAAACTCTTCGAGGCTATGTTGCAGGGATATTAACCACACACAGGGTGCTTATGGTTTCAGCGGATCTTGATATACTGGCAAGCAGTTCCGCAAAATTTGATAAAGGACTTCCTTCA TTTAGATCCCTTTTGTGGCTTGGACctgctcttcttttttctactgCTACTGCGATTAGTGTGCTTGGTTGGGATGGAATTGTGAGGACAATTCTTTCTGTTAGCTTGCCCTACGCAG TTTTGGTTGGTGCTCTGAACGATAGATTGCTGCTTGCTAACCCAACAGATGTTAATCCCAGACAAAAGAAAGGGGTTGAGATTAAGAGCTGTCTTGTTGGACTCCTTGAACCTCTTCTTATTGGATTTGCCACAATGCAACACACTTTTGAGCAGAAGCTTGACCTGTCAGAAATACTGTACCAAATAACATCAAG GTTTGACAGCTTGCGTATTACACCAAGATCTCTTGATATTCTTGCTAGAGGTCCTCCTGTTTGTGGAGATCTTGCAGTTTCATTATCCCAAGCTGGTCCACAGTTCACTCAG GTGTTGCGGGGTGTTTATGCTATCGAAGCTCTCCGTTTTTCTACTGCTTTAGATGTTTTGAAGGATGAGTTCTTGCGTTCTAGAGATTATCCAAAATGTCCTCCAACATCACACTTATTCCACCGATTTCGACAGTTGGGATATGCCTGCATCAA GTATGGCCAGTTCGATAGTGCAAAAGAAACGTTTGAAGTCATTGCAGATTATGAAGGCATGCTTGATTTGTTTATATGCCACCTTAACCCCAGTGCCATGCGGCGCCTTGCTCAGAAACTGGAAGAAGAAGGTTTGGATTCACAATTGAGACGGTACTGTGAGAGGATATTAAGAGTTCGCTCTACTGGGTGGACACAAGGCATTTTTGCCAACTTTGCTGCTGAGAGCATGGTTCCCAAAGGTCCTGAATGGGGTGGTGGGAACTGGGAAATTAAAACTCCTACTAATTTGAAGAGTATACCTCAGTGGGAGCTGGCTGGAGAAGTGATGCCATACATGAAGACTGATGATGGTACCATCCCGGCCATCATTACAGATCATATTGGTGTTTACCTGGGTTCAATTAAAGGAAGAGGGAATATTGTTGAAGTAAGGGAAGACAGTTTGGTCAAAGCATTTATCCCTGCTGGTGACAATAAGCCAAATGGGCTTCCAAATGCTTTAGCCAAATCCATATCCAATAAGTCAAATGGGCTGCCTGATGGTCACATGAAGCTTGATTCTTTGTTGGGTCTGGAAACTCTCACCAAGCAAAACGCAGGTACATCTGCAGCTGATGAACAGGCAAAAGCAGAAGAGGAATTCAAGAAAACTATGTATGGAACTGCTAATGATGGTAGCAGCAGTGACGAGGAAGGAGTGTCAAAAACAAAGAAGCTGCAAATTAGAATTCGGGATAAGCCAGTTTCATCTACTACAGTGGATGTCAATAAGATCAAAGAAGCCACAAGACAGTTTAAACTTGGTGATGGTTTAGGCCCGCCCATGAGGACAAAGTCATTAACTGGTTCCCAGGACCTTGGTCAAATTTTATCCCAACCTCCTGCAACCACTGCCCCAGTTTCTGCCTCTGCTGATATGTTTGTTACTGATTCATTAATGCAACCTGCGCCAGTATCACAACCAGGTCCTATGGTTATGGGTGGAGGAGTTACAGCTGGACCCATCCCAGAGGACTTCTTCCAGAACACAATACCTTCCCTACAAGTTGCAGCATCTCTGCCACCTCCAGGAACTTACCTTGCAAAATTGGATCAAGTTTCTCAAGGGGTTGGAAGCAACAATGCAGGTGGTATTCCCAACCCAGTTGCTGCTTCTGTGAGTGATATTGGTCTTCCTGATGGTGGTATTCCACCACAAGCAACTCAACTAGCTGCCCCACTTGCGTCCATTGGACTTGCTGATGGTGGTGTCCCACCTCAAGCTTCCATTCAGGCTGGTATTCCACCTCAGCCACAAGTTCAAGCGCCTCAGGTTCCCCTTTCCACACAACCTCTTGATCTTAGTGTTCTTGGAGTTACAGATTCAGGAAAAACTCCTGCCCCTGCATCTCTGCCATCATCTGTGAGACCTGGACAG GTTCCCCGAGGAGCAGCTGCACCAGTATGTTTCAAGACTGGACTTGCACACCTTGAACAGAATCAACTTCCTGATGCCTTGTCATGTTTTGATGAAGCTTTCCTGGCACTAGCTAAGGATAACTCTCGTGGTGCTGATATTAAAGCTCAAGCAACCATCTGTGCTCAGTACAAGATAGCAGTTACTCTTCTCAAG GAAATAGCACGGCTGCAGAAAGTGCAAGGGCCAAGTGCACTCAGTGCAAAAGATGAGATGGCAAGATTGTCACGGCATCTGGGTTCTTTGCCTCTTTTGGCAAAGCACCGAATAAATTGCATCCGAACTGCCATTAAGCGAAACATGGAAGTGCAGAACTTTGCTTATGGCAAGCAGATGCTTGAGCTCCTCATTTCCAAAGCTCCACCAAGTAAGCAAGATGAGTTGAGAAGCCTGATTGACATGTGTGTTCAGAGGGGTTCATCCAACAAGTCTATTGATCCTTTGGAAGATCCTTCCCATTTCTGTGCTGCCACACTCAGCCGTCTTTCAACAATCGGATATGATGTTTGCGATCTCTGTGGAGCCAAATTTTCAGCTCTCTCTGCACCTGGATGCATCATCTGTGGAATGGGAAGTATTAAGAGATCAGATGCCCTCGCAGGGCCTGTTCCTTCACCATTTGGCTGA